In Nitrosopumilus sp., the genomic stretch TATAATAAAGACCAGGCTATTCTTGCAGCAGAAGGATCCATCGGATCTCCAACTAAAACAACAGTTTTGTTTTCATCAATTCCAAGACCATTAAAAAGTTCAACAATTTTTTCCAATTCAATTACAAGGTTAGATCCAAATTTATCAAATTGGATTACTTTATCAACAGAAAGAGATTGTGCATTCTGAAGATGCCCATAAAGAAACATTGTTTTTGGACGAGTATCTAAAACTATAAGGTTTGGATTAGAGATATTCTCTCTTAGCCAATCAGTTGAAACTAACATAGAAAACCACAATTTGTCAATTTATTTAATGGTATCATGTATCGTGTAAAGTTTTTTGATCAGATGACTTGAGTAGATTACTTTTAGAATCAAGAGTTTTTTTTATTTTCTTTGCGCGTGCGTCACCAAGACCTTCAACTTTTGCCAACTCAGCAGCAGTTGCACTAAAAACTTTCAGAGGAGTACCAAATCTTTCAAGCATTCGCACTGCAAATCTTTCACCCACTCCAGGCAAACTACAAAGAACTGACAATTGTTGCTTTTCTAAATCAGATGATTTTTTGATTTTTTTCAAGTATGGGCCTTTATGAGAATCCAGTCTAGAACACAGAGATACCAATAATTTCGCAGTATGATCTGCACTAGGAGTAGGAATAACGGGAATTTTAAAATCAAGTGCTATCCTAGACAGAGCGCCATAAAATATCAAAGGATTTTCTGTGATTTCTTCAATTTCATCCACATTACCTTCCATCAAAATAATCGGGTGCTCAAAATGCTCCTTTAATCTAGAGCACTGATCAAATAATCTTCCATCAAAAACAGAGGCCATAAGATCACGAATACTTTTTCTTTCAACAATAGTTTCTGGTGCAACAATATAATCACCAATTAGAAGTGTTTTCATTTCAATATTCATCCCAATTGATCTTAGTAAATCAGGAATTCCACTTTTTCGTTCTCTCTCATCTACAACAATTCTAAGATTTTCTAATTTCACAAATATTAGATGTAATGAATTGTTAATATCTTATATGAAATTAGGAGATGTAATTACTTTCTTGGATTATCTTCTGTAGTTGGTTTTGGTGGTGGGGGTGCAGAACCGCTTTTCATCAATTCAGTGATTTTTGCTTCTTGTTCTTTGAGACTTTCCTTAAGACGTATTTCTTGTTTTTGAAGAACTGTTAAACGTGTTTTTGCTAATTCAGATCTTTCTTGTAATTCATCTAGTAATTCCTGTTTTGTAGATTTTATTAAAACGGTTCCAGCTTGTTTAAAGACTGCATCACCATCTGTAATTTTTTTTAATTCCTCAAGGGCTTTTTCTGTTTCAGCTTTTTCCATTTCAAGATGTTGTTTTTGCGTCATTAATGATTGGAGACTTTGTTGAGATTGTTGTAATTTCATTAATTGCTCTTGGAGCCAAGGCGGCATTTGTCCAGATGACATAGTTACTCAAAAAATTTATTTCATTATATCTTTACCGATTCAATTGAATCATGACTGGCTTGAATGAACCTAAGAGTAGAGTTCAGGTTTGCCCTCAAATGTGTCAAATGATCAGACCGGGCAAGAATTATTATTTTCTCATCAAATTCTATCTGAGTTTTTACGGGGTTTTCAGGATAAAATTCATTATCTGCGTTAATTGAATCAAAAATTGCCTTTGTCTTGTCTTTTGCATCAACTACGATTTTTGCGCTAAAGTTTAATGTCATAAGCTGTTCCAGCCACCTTGTAACTGCATTTTTTACAAGACCAAATACCAACAGCGTCTCTTCCAAATGTTTTTGAACCACATTCAGGACAAGTTCTCTTTTCTTTTAGTTGGAGATGGATTTTTGTGTACTGTTTTCTAAGTTTAATTCCATATCGTGCGCCTAAACCTTTTAGTGATTTTTTTGCTTTTGCCATTTTATTGACTTCCCTTTTGAACTTCTTTTAATTTTTCTCTTATTTTTGCACCTACTTTGACTGAAATGTCTCCACATCTATGAATTTCTTCCAGAGTGAATCCATCACTACCACCTTTTTGTAATGCACAAATATTTCCATCAGAATCAGTAGTAATTGTAATTCGGGCATCCATGCTACCCCATTCATCGCCATTAGGATCAACAATTATGTGAGTTCCAATTTTTCCCATGGTTACAGATACAGGGATAGTAGATACTGGTATAGGCATATCTTCACCTTCTACAAGTGTTGGTGTGTCATCAACCCAATTCCATTTTGGTGATTTGGATGAAAGTAATGCAGAAGTTGCAGCATAAGAGCATGCATCAAAGAGATTACCATCATAATCGACAACTACGTTATCTGCAAATACTCCAACTACAGATTTGTTTTGCTCAATTACTAATTGAGACACATCAATCATATGACTTTCTCTAATCCCTCTATCCACAACTCTAGCCAACTCAATTACATCAGGTCCTGGAGGACCAGTTTCAACAGTTGGATGAGATAATGGTAAAAGTTCTGCAGTACAAATAAAAATTCCCTTATCTCCCATATCAGGAAAAGGTCTGTCTGGTTGAATTTTTACACCACAAATAACTTCGGTTTCACCTAGTCTAACTCTAGCAGAGCCGTTTGCTTTAGGTATGGCATTAGTTTCAATAGAAATTTCTCTTGATTCATCTAGAGCGCGTCCATCTACTCTTTTTCCTTGTTCTAATAATTCAAGGATTTGTATTTTTTTTAATTCGTCAATAACAGAAGTAGATGCCATTTTTACTCTCCTCCATTTCCAAAGTACTTTTCTTGTAGTGCCTTCTTTTGAAGTTCGTAAACAACTTTACACCCATCAACTCCTACTTGAACACATTTTTTGTATTCTTCAGGAGTCAGAACACCATCTAATTGTAATAAGGTAATTTTTTCAAGACTTGGCATATAACCAATAGGCATATCTGCTTGACCGGCTTGGTCTTCTTCATTATTAACATCAAGAACTACAGTATCTGCAACTTTTCCCGCTGCAATTGCTGCAACCATATCTCTCATTGGGATTCCAGCATCTGCCAATGCAACAGACGCTGCAGTAAGAGCAGCACATCTAGTTCCACCGTCTGCTTGTAATACTTCAATGAAAACATCAACTGCGGTTCTTGGGAATTTATCCAAGATAACTGCAGGCTCTAGTGCTTCTTTAATAACTTTAGAAATTTCAATCTCTCTTCTTGAAGGCGCTGGGTTTTTTCTCTCACCAACAGAGAAGGGTTCCATATGATATCTAACTCGTAAAATTCCAGTATCAGTATTTGACA encodes the following:
- a CDS encoding helix-hairpin-helix domain-containing protein, which codes for MKLENLRIVVDERERKSGIPDLLRSIGMNIEMKTLLIGDYIVAPETIVERKSIRDLMASVFDGRLFDQCSRLKEHFEHPIILMEGNVDEIEEITENPLIFYGALSRIALDFKIPVIPTPSADHTAKLLVSLCSRLDSHKGPYLKKIKKSSDLEKQQLSVLCSLPGVGERFAVRMLERFGTPLKVFSATAAELAKVEGLGDARAKKIKKTLDSKSNLLKSSDQKTLHDT
- a CDS encoding prefoldin subunit beta; amino-acid sequence: MSSGQMPPWLQEQLMKLQQSQQSLQSLMTQKQHLEMEKAETEKALEELKKITDGDAVFKQAGTVLIKSTKQELLDELQERSELAKTRLTVLQKQEIRLKESLKEQEAKITELMKSGSAPPPPKPTTEDNPRK
- a CDS encoding KEOPS complex subunit Pcc1 — protein: MTLNFSAKIVVDAKDKTKAIFDSINADNEFYPENPVKTQIEFDEKIIILARSDHLTHLRANLNSTLRFIQASHDSIESVKI
- a CDS encoding 50S ribosomal protein L37; translation: MAKAKKSLKGLGARYGIKLRKQYTKIHLQLKEKRTCPECGSKTFGRDAVGIWSCKKCSYKVAGTAYDIKL
- the rrp42 gene encoding exosome complex protein Rrp42, producing the protein MASTSVIDELKKIQILELLEQGKRVDGRALDESREISIETNAIPKANGSARVRLGETEVICGVKIQPDRPFPDMGDKGIFICTAELLPLSHPTVETGPPGPDVIELARVVDRGIRESHMIDVSQLVIEQNKSVVGVFADNVVVDYDGNLFDACSYAATSALLSSKSPKWNWVDDTPTLVEGEDMPIPVSTIPVSVTMGKIGTHIIVDPNGDEWGSMDARITITTDSDGNICALQKGGSDGFTLEEIHRCGDISVKVGAKIREKLKEVQKGSQ
- the rrp41 gene encoding exosome complex exonuclease Rrp41; this translates as MGGRDATMVLLDENGIRCDGRKVDEPRRIMIKAGGLKNADGSAYIEFGDNKILVGVFGPRDVHPKHMSNTDTGILRVRYHMEPFSVGERKNPAPSRREIEISKVIKEALEPAVILDKFPRTAVDVFIEVLQADGGTRCAALTAASVALADAGIPMRDMVAAIAAGKVADTVVLDVNNEEDQAGQADMPIGYMPSLEKITLLQLDGVLTPEEYKKCVQVGVDGCKVVYELQKKALQEKYFGNGGE